Genomic DNA from Corynebacterium diphtheriae:
GGAACTTCCACGATTAGGCCGCTCCGGATCAAGAGCAACAATGCTAAGTACCGGTGATTATTCAGATGTTCCCACCAAACTGGGACCACACGATCCATATCAAGGTGGATCCACCTTTATTAATACGGCCACTGGCACAGACCTCATCGCAGATTCCAGTGCATCGCATAGCGCTGTGCGATCGGTACTACGCTCCCCAGGCACCAAGGGGTCGACACTGACTTTTTCCGAACTGCACCGTTTTGCGCGGATTCGATGGCTAGGAACAATTGGAGCGTTACTGCTTGGTCTCGGCGGCTTGGGGGCAGGCGCCCTTCCCGTAGTAGGCAATCCCTACACAGGTTTTCCCGCCGGTTCGCTCATGTCTCGGATGTTGCAGACCTCAATGATTATGTGCTTCATCGGCGTAGGATTTATTGTGGTGGCTTGGCTTTTAATGGCGCCTTTCGTAGGAGTAATCAACCACCACAGTCGCCACTCCCAGACGTTAGTGAGTGTTTCTCTCTTACGACGCACTTTTGCAGCTTGGAGTCTTCCGATTTTATTGAGTGCACCCATGTTCACTCAAGACATCTATTCCTATATAGCTAATGGAAGAATTCTCAAACTAGGGCTCGATCCTTATTCAGCTGGGCCAGTAGACTTATTAGGCGCAGACAACCCTCTAGCTCGCAGTGTTCCTTTTATTTGGGCGCATTCGCCATCACCATATGGTCCAGTTGCTTTAGGTCTTGCCAAAGTAATCAGCATTGTGACCGATGATTCTATAGTGTGGAGCGTATTTTGCCATCGGGCACTATCGATTGCTGGTATCGCCCTAGCGGGCTGGGCAATTTCACGACTGGCAATTCGCTGCCGTGTATTTCCGCAAGCAGCCCTGTGGCTCGGCTTGTTAAACCCGCTGACTATCTTGCACCTTGTAGGTGGTATTCACAATGAGGCAATTCTATTGGGTTTGCTACTAGCTGGGTTTGAAGTGGGTCTACGCGCTTGCACCTTGCTATCTCTAGAACGCTACGGCTTGGTAGCTTTTTTCCTCTTTTTGTCCATCACCATGATTTCATCGGCCGGCATGGTAAAAGTTACGGGCTTTATCGGGCTAGGCTTTATCGGAATGGCTTTTGCTCGAGCACTTTATCTTCATGGCTTTAATCATTGGAAAGCGCTGAGCATATCCACAACTTTGCATTTTGTCGGATTTGTGGCCAGTATCGCCTTTGTTACCCTCGTTTCAGGAATTAGCTTGGGATGGGTAACGGGACAAGGCGGGGCCGTCTCTATTCGGAGTTGGATGTCTATCTCGACAGCAATTGGTGTCATCTTCGGCTGGTTTGGAATGCTTCTAGGCTTAGGCGATCACACAGAAGCGATCCTAGTAGTCACCCGCGCCGCCGGCATTTTTGTAGCTTTAGCAGCCATGGTCCGAATGCTAGTCGCAACATATGTTGGTCGAATAGCCGCTATTGGAGGCTTGGGCGTATCGACGTTCATCCTTGTCATCTGCTTCCCAGTAGTCCATCCGTGGTACATGCTTTGGGCAATTTTGCCACTCGCAGCTTGGGCTAATAGACGTTTATTCCGATATACCGTTATTGGGTATTCCGCGCTTCTTTCATTCTTCGTGCTTCCCCGTGGCCTATCATTACCCCCAGTCACTGTCCTTTCTATTTACTTAGGCTCAATCACAAGTTTTATTATTTTTGTTCTCTTCGTCCGGTGGATATTCAACCGTCGATGAAATTTTGCTTTAAACTGACTTTTCGTGACTAAGTTAGGATCAACGCACGCCTCAAGCAATTCACCAGTGTTATCACTAACAAATTTGGTGAAATCTTTTGGAGAAAAGCAAGCTGTCGCGGGTATTACCCTGTCGGTTTACCAAGGAGAAGTCTTTGCTCTTCTTGGACCCAACGGAGCAGGAAAATCGACAACGATCCAAATGTGTGAAGGCTTCATTAAACCAAGTTCAGGCAGCGTCACAATTCTCGGTATGAATCCCGCCACTGAAGGTGACGCAGTTCGCCGGCAAATCGGAATTATGCTCCAAAGCGGCGGTTCTTATTCTGGTATTCGCGTATCAGAAATGTTAGATCTGGCGGCCTCATATAGTGAAAATCCATTAGATCCTGAATGGTTGTTAGATGTATTAGGACTTCAAGGAGTTCGGAAAACTACATATCGACGCTTATCGGGTGGTCAGCAACAGCGACTATCACTAGCTCTCGCGATTATTGGACGTCCTCGAATGGTGTTTCTCGATGAGCCTACTGCCGGTTTGGATGCGCAGTCTCGTCTCGTCGTTTGGGATCTAATTTCATCGCTAAAGCGCGATGGTGTAACCGTTATCCTCACGACGCACCTAATGGACGAAGCTCAAGCGCTCGCCGATCGAGTTGCAATTATCGATCGAGGCAAAATTATTACTTCGGGCACAACGCAAGAGCTGCTTACTTCTGCTCCAGGACAACAAACTGCAGTAATGACTACTGCAGCACCGCTGGAAATCTCTAAAATTATTGCAGCTATTCCAAATCTAGCGATTTCAGAGTTACGCCCGCTACGCTACCGAGTTGCTTCTGCTGATCTCGCAGGTGCACTTTCTAAATTAGCCAGAGTAGCACGACAAAAAAATGTGCTTATTACCTCTTGGACAACAGATACTCAAAATCTTGAGGATATCTTCCTATCTATTACAGGAAACGAGCTAAGGAGCTAACGATGCCCAAACTTAATGAGCCTTTTCAAAGCACGGTATCCCGCTTCCCAGCTGGAATTTTCGAGCCACATCCTGTTCAAGCATCAATACTGAAAATGCTCACGTCGCAAGGACGCATTGAAGCGAAGCTCTTTCTTCGACATGGCGAACAAATATTATTAAGCTTTGTCATTCCTGTTATTAGCATTGTCGCAATCTCGTTCTTACATATTGTGGACGAACCAACTCCCCTGCTTATGACTCTCCCCGTCATGCTCACGATGGCGTCTCTAAGTTCGGGTTTCACAGGACAAGCAATTTCGCTAGCATTCGATCGTCGTTATGGCGCACTCCAGCGAGTTGGTGCCAGCGGGGTCCCTTCATGGACGATAGTGTTGGGCAAAGTTATTGGAGTCTTAACAGTCAGTATCCTCCAAGTCTTAGTGATCTCTTGCATAGCCTTCGCTTTAGGGTGGCGTGTAACTCCTAGCGCTTATTTTTGCGGAATGGCAGTGTTCTTCCTCGGAGTCGCAACTTTTACTGCCCTCGGTCTGCTGATGGGCGGAACGCTATCATCCGAACTAGTTCTGGGATTGGCAAATCTCATTTGGTTCGGCTTAATTGGCATCGTGTCGTTTGTTGTATTTAGAAACGGTTCTGAGTCATCCACTTGGATGTCCATTGTCCCATCAGTTGCAGTAGGTAAAGGTATGTCCTTAGCATTCGCAGGCATTGTTCCAATCAAGGAATGCGTCATCTTATTATTTTGGCTTGTTCTAGGTGCCTTGGGCGCTACTCGATGGTTCAAATTTAATAGCTAATATGCTAGTGGTATAAGCCACTACCTTGCCGGATCTGGCGGTACCGCATGTTTAAACAACTCTGAGTACAATCTGGCTTTGTGACTACCCCAGATCTTCGATCGCATATATCTCGACCGAGAAAATTTGCACCCACGATTTCTACACAACGCCGATTAGCCATGGCGTTGCTTTTTGCTCAAGGTGGCATCACCATAACCGGTTCTATTGTTCGCGTAACGGGTTCCGGTTTGGGATGTAACACGTGGCCTAACTGCCATGAAGGATCCCTAGTGCCCGTCCAAGGAGCTGCACCTTGGATCCACCAAGCAATTGAGTTTGGAAACCGACTACTCACCTTTGTCCTCGTGGGCATTGCTATTTCCGTTTTTGTTGCA
This window encodes:
- the mptB gene encoding polyprenol phosphomannose-dependent alpha 1,6 mannosyltransferase MptB; amino-acid sequence: MPFKNPAISRKFCTEPPFHQHPIYNIGSQYPPAKIFGVKNILKHLWSSFREELPRLGRSGSRATMLSTGDYSDVPTKLGPHDPYQGGSTFINTATGTDLIADSSASHSAVRSVLRSPGTKGSTLTFSELHRFARIRWLGTIGALLLGLGGLGAGALPVVGNPYTGFPAGSLMSRMLQTSMIMCFIGVGFIVVAWLLMAPFVGVINHHSRHSQTLVSVSLLRRTFAAWSLPILLSAPMFTQDIYSYIANGRILKLGLDPYSAGPVDLLGADNPLARSVPFIWAHSPSPYGPVALGLAKVISIVTDDSIVWSVFCHRALSIAGIALAGWAISRLAIRCRVFPQAALWLGLLNPLTILHLVGGIHNEAILLGLLLAGFEVGLRACTLLSLERYGLVAFFLFLSITMISSAGMVKVTGFIGLGFIGMAFARALYLHGFNHWKALSISTTLHFVGFVASIAFVTLVSGISLGWVTGQGGAVSIRSWMSISTAIGVIFGWFGMLLGLGDHTEAILVVTRAAGIFVALAAMVRMLVATYVGRIAAIGGLGVSTFILVICFPVVHPWYMLWAILPLAAWANRRLFRYTVIGYSALLSFFVLPRGLSLPPVTVLSIYLGSITSFIIFVLFVRWIFNRR
- a CDS encoding ABC transporter ATP-binding protein, translating into MTKLGSTHASSNSPVLSLTNLVKSFGEKQAVAGITLSVYQGEVFALLGPNGAGKSTTIQMCEGFIKPSSGSVTILGMNPATEGDAVRRQIGIMLQSGGSYSGIRVSEMLDLAASYSENPLDPEWLLDVLGLQGVRKTTYRRLSGGQQQRLSLALAIIGRPRMVFLDEPTAGLDAQSRLVVWDLISSLKRDGVTVILTTHLMDEAQALADRVAIIDRGKIITSGTTQELLTSAPGQQTAVMTTAAPLEISKIIAAIPNLAISELRPLRYRVASADLAGALSKLARVARQKNVLITSWTTDTQNLEDIFLSITGNELRS
- a CDS encoding ABC transporter permease: MPKLNEPFQSTVSRFPAGIFEPHPVQASILKMLTSQGRIEAKLFLRHGEQILLSFVIPVISIVAISFLHIVDEPTPLLMTLPVMLTMASLSSGFTGQAISLAFDRRYGALQRVGASGVPSWTIVLGKVIGVLTVSILQVLVISCIAFALGWRVTPSAYFCGMAVFFLGVATFTALGLLMGGTLSSELVLGLANLIWFGLIGIVSFVVFRNGSESSTWMSIVPSVAVGKGMSLAFAGIVPIKECVILLFWLVLGALGATRWFKFNS